A part of Arachis hypogaea cultivar Tifrunner chromosome 12, arahy.Tifrunner.gnm2.J5K5, whole genome shotgun sequence genomic DNA contains:
- the LOC112729648 gene encoding protein MAIN-LIKE 2-like yields the protein MGDNPARLYRLDGMAHIVGVINDEPVYVSGIVNGFGSGSQRCISSMRRQQGMRLDERYVLYLQMAGLYHLARLNDRWFRLDEPLVSAFVERWRPETHTFHMPFGECTITLQDVAYQLGLPVDGRYVSGCLTDFQIYIHGGRPAWVWFQELLGVLPPANQIQKFAVNCTWFQETFGECPDGADNETVRRYARAYIMMLLGTQLFADKSGNRIRIRWLPYGLQ from the exons ATGGGGGACAATCCAGCTAGACTATATCGCTTGGATGGAATGGCTCATATTGtcggggtcatcaacgacgag CCGGTTTATGTTAGCGGTATTGTTAATGGTTTCGGAAGTGGT TCTCAGCGATGCATCTcgagcatgcggcggcagcagggcatgcgactCGATGAGAGGTACGTTCTGTACTTGCAGATGGCTGGCTTATACCATCTTGCGAggctgaacgatagatggttcAGACTGGATGAGCCCCTTGTCAGTGCTTTCGTAGAGCggtggcgtccggagacgcacaccTTCCACATGCCGTTTGGTGAGTGTACGATCACACTCCAGGATGTGGCCTACCAGTTGGGGTTGCCCGTTGACGGACGTTATGTCAGTGGTTGCCTGACGGACTTCCAGATATACATACATGGCGGTCGTCCAGCGTGGGTTtggttccaggagttgctcgGTGTGTTACCTCCTGCGAACCAAATTCAGAAGTTTGCAGTGAATTGCACATGGTTCCAAGAGACCTTTGGAGAGTGCCCCGACGGCGCCGACAATGAGACAGTCAGGCGCTATGCTCGTGCGTATATCATGATGCTTTTGGGGACAcagctgtttgccgacaagtcTGGCAACCGTATTCGCATTCGGTGGCTACCGTacggcttgcaatga